The Streptomyces sp. HUAS MG91 sequence TGCCGCGGGCGACCATCATCACCTGGACGTGGTAGAGCAGCTGCGAGATCTCCTCGGCGGCGGCGTCCTTGCCCTCGTACTCGGCGGCCATCCAGACTTCGGCGGCCTCCTCGACGACCTTCTTGCCGATGGCATGGACACCCTTGCCGACCAGCTCAGCGGTGCGGGAAGTGGCGGGGTCGCCGGTGGCGGCCTTCTGCTGGAGCTCGGTGAAGAGCTCCTCGAACGTCTTATTGGACATGGTGGTGCCTACTTTACGCGGCTCTCCCCGGCCCCTAACGCCAGGGCTCGGCGATGGTACGCAGCGTGGTCGCGGTGGCGACGGCGGCGGTGACGGCCTCGTGTCCCTTGTCCTCGTTGGAGCCCGCCAGGCCCGCGCGGTCCAGGGCCTGCTCCTCGGTGTCGACGGTCAGCACGCCGAAGCCGACGGGGACGCCGGTGTCGACGGAGACCTGGGTGAGGCCCTGGGTGACGCCCTGGCACACGTACTCGAAGTGCGGGGTGCCGCCGCGGATGACGACGCCGAGCGCGACGATCGCGTCGTAGCCGCGGTCGGCGAGGCGCTTGGCGACGACCGGCAGCTCGAAGCTGCCGGGGACGCGCAGCACGGTGGGCTCGCTGATGCCCAGCTCGTTCAGGGCCCGCAGGGCGCCGTCGACGAGTCCGTCCATGACCTTCTCGTGCCACTGGGCGGCGATGACGGCGACCCGCAGGTCGCCGCAGTTCTCCACGCTCAGTTCGGGTGCACCCTTGCCGCTCACGCGCTTCTCCTCGTGTGTACGTAACTGGTTCGACGGTCGATCACTGGTTGTTGCAGGCGGACGTGCGGGGCGCGTCCAGCCAGGGCAGGTCGTGGCCCATCCGGTCCCGCTTGGTGCGCAGGTAGCGGAGGTTGTGCTCGCCGGCCGTGACGGGCATCGGCTCGCGGGCGGTGACCTTCAGGCCGTGCCGGGTCAGGGCGTCGGTCTTGTCGGGGTTGTTGGTCATCAGGCGCAGGCTGCGCACGCCGAGGTCGTGGAGGATCTGGGCGCCGGCCGCGTAGTCGCGGGCGTCGGCGGGCAGGCCGAGTTCCAGGTTGGCGTCGAGGGTGTCGCGGCCCTGCTCCTGGAGTTCGTAGGCGCGCAGCTTGGACAGCAGGCCGATGCCGCGGCCCTCGTGGCCGCGCAGGTAGACGACGACGCCGCGGCCGGCCTCGACGACGCGGCGCATGGACTCCTCCAGCTGGGGGCCGCAGTCGCAGCGCAGCGAGTGGAAGATGTCGCCGGTCAGGCACTCGGAGTGGATCCGTACGAGGATGTCGTCACCGTCACCGACCTCGCCGTGGACCAGGGCGACGTGCTCGACGCCGTCGACCGTGGAGCGGTAGCCGTACGCCGTGAACTCGCCGAAGGCGGTCGGGAGCTGGACGGTCGCCTCGCGCTTGACGGTGGGCTCGGCGCTCTTGCGGTACGCGATCAGGTCCTCGATGGAGATGATCGTCAGGCCGTGCTTGCGGGCGAACGGGATCAGCTCGGGCAGCCGCAGCATGACGCCGTCCTCGCCGGCGATCTCCACGATGGCGCCGGCCGGGCGCAGACCCGCGAGCCGGGCGAGGTCGACGGCTGCCTCGGTGTGGCCGTTGCGGACGAGGACGCCGCCTTCCCTGGCGCGCAGCGGGAAGATGTGGCCGGGCCGCACGAAGTCGCCCGCGCGGGCCGTGCCGGAGGCGAGCAGCCGGAGCGTGGCGGCGCGGTCGGCGGCCGAGATGCCGGTGGTGACGCCGTGGGCGCCGGAGGCGTCGACGGAGACGGTGAAGGCGGTCTGCATCGACTCGGTGTTGTCGCCGACCATCTGCGGCAGGTCGAGCCGGTCCAGTTCGGCGCCCTCCATGGGGGCGCAGATCAGGCCGCGGCACTCGCTCATCATGAAGGCGACGATCTCGGGCGTGATCTTCTCGGCGGCGACGATCAGGTCGCCCTCGTTCTCCCGGTCCTCGTCGTCGACGACCACGACGGGGCGGCCCGCGGCGATGTCGCGGATCGCCATCTCGACCGGGTCGAGGGAGAGGTCGGTGTCCTGGGAGACCTCGTACAGGTGGGGTGCGGTGCTCATGCGTGCGCTCCTTCCAGAGCGGGGGCGGAGGCCGCGCGGGACCGCAGCCACCAGTCGCGCATGCCCCACAGGACGAGCGCGCCGTAGATGACGTAGACGAAGCCGGAGAAGGCGTAGCCGTTGGCGAAGTTCAGCGGGACGCCGACGGCGTCGACCAGCAGCCAGGCGAACCAGAACTCGACCATGCCGCGCGCCTGGGCGTACATGGCGACGACCGTGCCGACGAAGATGTAAGCGTCCGGCCACGGGTCCCAGGACAGGCTCGGGTAGGCCTTGAAGAGCAGCGCGACGGCCACCGTGCCGGCGGCGCCGGCGAGGACCATCAGGCCGCGCTCCTTCCAGGTGGCGAAGCGCACGGCGATGGTGCCGTCCTGCGCCTGCTTGCGGCCGCGGACCCAGGCGGCCCAGCCCATGGCGGCCACGACCATGACCACGACCTGCTTGCCGGCGCTGCCGGTGAGGTGTCCGGCGAAGGCGCCGAAGAGGATCAGGCCGGAGACGAACTGCACGGGCCAGGTCCATATGGAGCGCTTCCAGCCGAGCGCGAGCGCGATCAGACCGAAGGTGTTGCCGATCATGTCGGACCACAGGATGTGCTGCCCGAAGGCCGTGAACGCCTCGGTGTTGAGCCAGTTCACTTGGTGCCCCCCTGCGTGCCCCGGCGGTCCCCGAGCATCCGCTCGACGTACTTGGCGATGACGTCGACCTCGAGGTTGACCGGGTCGCCGGGCTGCTTGATGCCGAGCGTGGTCAGCGCGAGCGTGGTGGGGATGAGGCTGATGGTGAAGTAGTCGGAGGCGGCCTCGACGACGGTGAGGCTGACGCCGTCGACCGTGATCGAGCCCTTCTCGACGACGTAGCGGGACAGCTCCGCGGGGAGCGAGATCTTGACGATCTCCCAGTGCTCGGAGGGGGTGCGGTCGACGATCGTGCCGGTGCCGTCGACGTGCCCCTGCACGATGTGTCCGCCGAAGCGGCCGTCGGCCACCATCGGGCGTTCGAGGTTGACGCGGGAGCCGACGGCGAGGGCGCCGAGGCTGGAGCGCTTGAGGGTCTCCGCCATGACGTCGGCGGTGAACTCGCCGTCCCCGTGCTCGACCACGGTGAGGCACACGCCGTTGACGGCGATGGAGTCTCCGTGCTGGGCGCCTTCGGTGACGACGGGGCCACGGACACGGAAGCGACAGGCGTCATCGAGCATCTCGACGGCGGTGATCTCGCCCAGCTCTTCGACGATTCCGGTGAACACTTCCCGGGTCCTCCCTCTTGGGGCCTGGACTCCGGGGCACTGTCGTACGACGACGACAGAACGTACGGACAGCGACACCGGGAACGGCGACGCCGTGTTCGACACCGGTCCCTTGCGGGAACGGTGAAACAGCCGGCGACGCGCACCTGTGGTGCCCGCCCGCCGCGCACTGCCTCCCATCCGGACTTTAACCGTCGGTCCAGGAATTTCACCTGGTCAACCGGCCACTGGACGTGACCGGGTCGCGGACTGTAACCGCCGGTTCGGACTTTCACCGACCCCGGAGTGCGCTGCTTCTGGTACGCGTCCAGTCTGCCACGTCCTGTCGATGTGCATGCATACGCTTGCTGTGGGCTGACTCACAGCCCCGAGCGATGGTTTCTTCCGGCGATCGGGAATACCGCGGCTGGTTGTTCGTCTGCGGCTCGGTGGGGGCTTCTCGCGCAGTTCCCCGCGCCCCTGAACAGCGAGCTTCGCTCGCTTCAGGGGCGCGGGGAACTGCGCGACCAGCCACGACGAGAGCCGCGGACGTCGAAGCAAGCGCACCCCTACGGCGCGAACACGACCTCCTGCGCAGCCTCCCGCGCCATGAGCAGGGCCCCGCGCAACACGGCCCCACCCCCCAACTCCCCCGCCCGCACCTCGGTGGCCAGCGGCGACATCACGGCGAGCCGCGCGGCAACCCGCTCGGCGAGCACGTCACCGCCCGCCCGGCCCACCTCCCCGGCGAGCACCACGCACCCGGGATCGAGCACGGCCACGACAGCGGCAGCGCCCAGCACCACCCGGTCGGCCAGAACGTCGAGGAACCGGTCCGCGCCGGAGGCCACGGCGGCGCGGACGACCTCGGCGGCCCGTGCCACGGGCTCCCCCGGCCCCACGAGCCCGTGCCCGGCGGCGAGTTCGAGGATCGCGGCCGAGCCGGCCAGCGAATGGAAGCCTCCGTCACAGTTCACGGCGGACGGCACCCCGCCGGTACCCGGCACCGGCAGGAACCCGACCTCCCCGGTACCGCCGGAGGCCCCACGGCGCAGCCTGCCGTCCAGGACGACGGCCGCGCCGATGCCGAGTCCGAGCCACAGCAGCACGAAGGTGTCGCGGTCCCGGGTGGCGCCGTCGCGCTGTTCGGCGAGGGCGGCGAGGTTCGTCTCGTTCTCCACGAGGACGCGCGCGGGGAGCCGTTCCTGGAGGGCCGCGATCAGCCGGCGGTGCCATTCGGGCAGGCCGGAGGAGTCGCGCAGCTCGCCGGTCGCGGGGTCGATGAGCCCGGGGGCGCCGACGCCGACGGTGTGCAGGGGTCCGGCGCCGACCTCCTTGGCGGTGCGTTCCAGGAGGGCGACGGCGCGCTCGACGGCGGCCCCGGTCTCCTCCCCCTCGGCGACGGGGGCGGACGCCTCCGCCAGGACGGTGCCGAGCAGGTCGGCGACGACGAGCCGGACCCCTTCGGTGCGCACGTCGAGGGCGGCGAGATGGGCGCGGTCGGCGACGATCCCGTACAGCTTGGCGTTCGGGCCGCGGCGCTGCGCCCCGGCCTCCCCGACGACCGCGACGAGGCCGGAGGCCGTGAGGCGTTCGACGAGGTCGGCGACGGTGGGCCGGGACAGTCCGGTGCGCTCCTTGAGCTGGCCCGCGGTGAGCGGCCCCTCCTCCTGGAGGAAGCGCAGCGCGAGCCGGTCGTTGATGGCTCGGGCGGTCCTCGGCGATGCGGGCATGGCGGGATCCTACGGCTCGGCGGCGGAAACAGGTTAACTATCAGGCAGGGTTCCTGATAGTTTACGGCGGCACCGTGAGGAACGAGCATGGGGACACACCGGGAGGGGCCCGCGACATGAGTGAAGTCATATACGGAACAAGGGAGTTGAAGCGGGCGCGGTACGCCGTCGCGAC is a genomic window containing:
- a CDS encoding riboflavin synthase produces the protein MFTGIVEELGEITAVEMLDDACRFRVRGPVVTEGAQHGDSIAVNGVCLTVVEHGDGEFTADVMAETLKRSSLGALAVGSRVNLERPMVADGRFGGHIVQGHVDGTGTIVDRTPSEHWEIVKISLPAELSRYVVEKGSITVDGVSLTVVEAASDYFTISLIPTTLALTTLGIKQPGDPVNLEVDVIAKYVERMLGDRRGTQGGTK
- a CDS encoding phosphoribosyl-ATP diphosphatase, whose translation is MSNKTFEELFTELQQKAATGDPATSRTAELVGKGVHAIGKKVVEEAAEVWMAAEYEGKDAAAEEISQLLYHVQVMMVARGISLDDVYAHL
- the ribH gene encoding 6,7-dimethyl-8-ribityllumazine synthase, whose amino-acid sequence is MSGKGAPELSVENCGDLRVAVIAAQWHEKVMDGLVDGALRALNELGISEPTVLRVPGSFELPVVAKRLADRGYDAIVALGVVIRGGTPHFEYVCQGVTQGLTQVSVDTGVPVGFGVLTVDTEEQALDRAGLAGSNEDKGHEAVTAAVATATTLRTIAEPWR
- a CDS encoding bifunctional 3,4-dihydroxy-2-butanone-4-phosphate synthase/GTP cyclohydrolase II, yielding MSTAPHLYEVSQDTDLSLDPVEMAIRDIAAGRPVVVVDDEDRENEGDLIVAAEKITPEIVAFMMSECRGLICAPMEGAELDRLDLPQMVGDNTESMQTAFTVSVDASGAHGVTTGISAADRAATLRLLASGTARAGDFVRPGHIFPLRAREGGVLVRNGHTEAAVDLARLAGLRPAGAIVEIAGEDGVMLRLPELIPFARKHGLTIISIEDLIAYRKSAEPTVKREATVQLPTAFGEFTAYGYRSTVDGVEHVALVHGEVGDGDDILVRIHSECLTGDIFHSLRCDCGPQLEESMRRVVEAGRGVVVYLRGHEGRGIGLLSKLRAYELQEQGRDTLDANLELGLPADARDYAAGAQILHDLGVRSLRLMTNNPDKTDALTRHGLKVTAREPMPVTAGEHNLRYLRTKRDRMGHDLPWLDAPRTSACNNQ
- a CDS encoding ROK family transcriptional regulator is translated as MPASPRTARAINDRLALRFLQEEGPLTAGQLKERTGLSRPTVADLVERLTASGLVAVVGEAGAQRRGPNAKLYGIVADRAHLAALDVRTEGVRLVVADLLGTVLAEASAPVAEGEETGAAVERAVALLERTAKEVGAGPLHTVGVGAPGLIDPATGELRDSSGLPEWHRRLIAALQERLPARVLVENETNLAALAEQRDGATRDRDTFVLLWLGLGIGAAVVLDGRLRRGASGGTGEVGFLPVPGTGGVPSAVNCDGGFHSLAGSAAILELAAGHGLVGPGEPVARAAEVVRAAVASGADRFLDVLADRVVLGAAAVVAVLDPGCVVLAGEVGRAGGDVLAERVAARLAVMSPLATEVRAGELGGGAVLRGALLMAREAAQEVVFAP
- a CDS encoding nicotinamide mononucleotide transporter family protein: MNWLNTEAFTAFGQHILWSDMIGNTFGLIALALGWKRSIWTWPVQFVSGLILFGAFAGHLTGSAGKQVVVMVVAAMGWAAWVRGRKQAQDGTIAVRFATWKERGLMVLAGAAGTVAVALLFKAYPSLSWDPWPDAYIFVGTVVAMYAQARGMVEFWFAWLLVDAVGVPLNFANGYAFSGFVYVIYGALVLWGMRDWWLRSRAASAPALEGAHA